A genome region from Cognatishimia activa includes the following:
- the pta gene encoding phosphate acetyltransferase, which produces MTLTPVQQLQSLAPKTRAKIALSEGAEPRTVAAALQAVDLGLADIVLVGETDEILSELGKLGAAPSESIEIQDPKTSELTEAVAEAVYEKRKHKGMSQEGAAAKAQDPLVFAAALVHMGLADGTVGGAITATADVIRPALQVIGKAEDAELVSSFFLMLPPKDAQVGQRAMLYADCGFVVDPTALELAAIAASAAQSADALLGETPIVAMLSFSTTGSARHAKVDKVTEATEMLRASHPDLVVDGELQFDAAFVAETGARKAPDSPAAGRANVMIFPSLNAGNIAYKITERVGGYTAIGPILQGLAKPANDLSRGCSVEDIVQIIAVTVLQSLRSQTS; this is translated from the coding sequence ATGACACTCACGCCTGTCCAACAGCTTCAATCTCTTGCGCCGAAAACGCGCGCAAAGATTGCCCTGAGCGAGGGGGCAGAGCCCCGGACGGTCGCCGCAGCACTACAGGCGGTCGATCTGGGGCTCGCTGATATCGTCTTGGTCGGAGAAACCGACGAAATTCTTTCGGAACTTGGCAAATTGGGAGCCGCGCCCTCTGAGAGCATAGAGATCCAAGACCCAAAAACCTCCGAACTGACCGAGGCCGTTGCGGAAGCAGTTTACGAGAAACGCAAACACAAAGGGATGAGCCAAGAAGGCGCGGCTGCCAAAGCGCAAGATCCGCTGGTTTTTGCCGCGGCCCTCGTGCATATGGGATTGGCGGATGGAACCGTCGGCGGCGCGATTACTGCGACAGCCGACGTTATCCGCCCAGCGCTGCAAGTGATCGGCAAGGCCGAGGACGCGGAGCTTGTGTCTTCTTTCTTCTTGATGCTTCCGCCCAAGGACGCGCAAGTCGGCCAACGTGCCATGCTTTATGCGGATTGTGGCTTCGTCGTAGATCCAACAGCGCTGGAACTCGCCGCCATCGCAGCCAGCGCGGCGCAATCGGCGGACGCCCTGCTTGGGGAAACGCCAATCGTCGCGATGCTCTCGTTTTCCACGACCGGCAGCGCACGTCACGCAAAGGTCGACAAGGTCACCGAAGCCACAGAGATGCTGCGCGCGTCCCACCCTGATCTTGTGGTCGACGGAGAACTTCAATTCGACGCCGCCTTTGTGGCCGAAACCGGCGCGCGCAAAGCACCAGACTCACCGGCGGCAGGCCGTGCGAATGTGATGATTTTCCCGTCGCTGAACGCGGGCAACATTGCTTATAAAATCACGGAGCGCGTTGGGGGCTATACAGCCATTGGTCCGATCCTTCAGGGGCTTGCCAAACCGGCCAACGACCTATCGCGCGGATGTTCTGTCGAGGATATCGTGCAGATTATCGCGGTCACGGTTCTGCAGTCCCTGAGATCGCAAACTTCATGA
- a CDS encoding molybdopterin oxidoreductase family protein, with product MPFKQPDIDTSPKVSDEIRKTTCYMCACRCGINVHMKDGKVAYIEGNRDHPVNQGVLCAKGSAGIMQVNAPSRLRKPLKRVGPRGSGEYQEISWEEAMSTAVGWLTELHETAPHKLAFFTGRDQSQSFTSFWAQHFGTPNYAAHGGFCSVNMAAGGIYTMGGAFWEFGQPDWDHTKLFMLFGVAEDHDSNPIKMGIGKIKARGAKVIGVNPVRNGYNAVADEWVGITPGTDGLFILALVHELMKAGKIDLDYLAQFTNAPVLIDKDTGLFLRDDDGKPLVVDRVTGKLTPFDQKDVQPSLSATHEGHRTVMALMAEKYLDPKYAPEAVAEATGVSAKKIKTIAAELARVAFDEAIELDREWTDFRGNTHSKMTGRPVSMHAMRGISAHSNGFQTCRALHVLQILLGTVETPGGFRFKPPYPKPVEAHPTPHGDRRPGKALEGPHLGFPRGPEDLLLDSDGNPQRIDKAFSWENPMSAHGLMHMVISNAYAQDPYPIDTLFMYMANMSWNSSMNTSGVIEMLTARNDSGGYRIPRIIYSDAYSSEMVAYADLILPDTTYLERHDCISLLDRPICEADGAADAIRWPVIEPDRDVRGFQSVLIELGARIGLPAFMKEDGSPKWKDYADYIVNHERKPGIGPLSGWRGEDGDKTGRGAVNPDQMDAYVANGGFHIHHVPSEAAYYKPWNTAYQDWAVDLGLYDSPQPYLFQLYSEPMRKFQRAAEGHGDRVPPEHLRDRLKEVMDPLPIWYEPFEEQAVDTKEYPIHALTQRPMAMYHSWGTQNAWLRQLHGKNPLYVPQKLWDEHGFKEGDWARVTSTHGSITVPVALQAALNENTVWTWNAIGKRKGAWALSEDAPEAREGFLLNHLIHELLPPKGDGLRWANSDPITGQAAWFDLRVKIERVDAPAEAQPAMKPLKSPVEQGPDTLEWKVGK from the coding sequence ATGCCATTCAAGCAACCTGACATCGACACATCCCCCAAGGTCTCGGACGAGATCCGCAAGACCACATGCTACATGTGCGCCTGCCGCTGCGGGATCAACGTGCACATGAAGGACGGCAAAGTCGCCTATATCGAAGGCAACCGTGACCACCCGGTGAACCAAGGGGTTCTTTGCGCCAAAGGCTCTGCCGGGATCATGCAGGTCAACGCACCGTCGCGACTTCGTAAGCCGCTGAAACGTGTCGGTCCCCGTGGATCGGGCGAATACCAAGAGATCAGTTGGGAAGAAGCCATGAGCACAGCCGTGGGCTGGCTCACCGAATTGCACGAAACTGCACCTCATAAGCTCGCGTTCTTTACCGGCCGCGATCAGTCGCAGAGCTTCACCTCCTTCTGGGCACAGCATTTCGGCACACCAAACTACGCAGCCCATGGCGGTTTCTGTTCCGTCAATATGGCGGCGGGCGGCATCTATACGATGGGCGGGGCGTTCTGGGAATTTGGGCAACCCGATTGGGATCACACCAAGCTCTTTATGCTGTTTGGTGTGGCCGAGGACCACGATTCCAACCCGATCAAAATGGGCATCGGCAAGATCAAAGCGCGCGGTGCAAAGGTGATCGGCGTGAACCCTGTGCGCAACGGCTATAACGCAGTGGCGGATGAATGGGTCGGGATTACTCCGGGCACAGATGGCCTGTTCATTCTGGCGCTGGTGCATGAGCTGATGAAGGCCGGCAAGATCGACCTTGACTATCTCGCGCAGTTCACCAATGCGCCGGTTCTGATCGACAAAGATACTGGCCTCTTCCTGCGCGATGACGATGGCAAACCGCTGGTCGTGGACCGCGTCACGGGCAAGCTGACGCCGTTTGATCAAAAGGACGTTCAGCCGAGCCTCTCCGCGACGCATGAAGGTCATCGCACAGTCATGGCCTTGATGGCCGAGAAATATCTCGATCCAAAATACGCGCCTGAGGCTGTGGCTGAGGCCACAGGCGTTTCCGCGAAGAAGATCAAAACCATCGCTGCCGAACTCGCGCGCGTCGCCTTTGACGAGGCCATCGAACTGGACCGCGAATGGACCGATTTCCGCGGCAACACACATAGCAAAATGACCGGTCGTCCCGTGTCCATGCACGCCATGCGCGGGATCTCGGCACATTCCAACGGCTTCCAAACCTGCCGCGCGCTGCACGTCTTGCAGATCCTGCTGGGCACGGTCGAGACCCCCGGGGGTTTCCGGTTCAAACCGCCTTATCCAAAGCCTGTTGAAGCCCACCCGACCCCACACGGCGACCGTCGCCCAGGCAAAGCGCTCGAAGGCCCGCACCTTGGTTTCCCTCGCGGTCCCGAGGATTTGCTTCTCGACAGCGACGGCAACCCGCAACGCATCGACAAGGCCTTCTCTTGGGAAAACCCCATGAGTGCGCATGGCCTCATGCATATGGTGATCTCAAACGCCTATGCGCAGGATCCTTATCCGATCGACACGCTGTTTATGTATATGGCGAATATGTCGTGGAACTCTTCGATGAACACCTCTGGTGTGATCGAAATGCTGACCGCGCGCAACGACAGTGGCGGATACCGCATTCCACGGATCATCTATTCTGATGCTTATAGCTCGGAGATGGTCGCCTATGCCGACCTGATCCTGCCTGATACGACCTATCTGGAACGCCACGACTGTATCTCTCTGCTGGATCGCCCGATCTGTGAGGCCGACGGGGCTGCGGACGCAATCCGCTGGCCGGTGATTGAACCGGATCGCGACGTGCGCGGGTTCCAGTCAGTTCTGATCGAACTCGGCGCCCGCATCGGCCTGCCTGCCTTCATGAAAGAAGACGGCTCGCCCAAGTGGAAAGACTACGCCGACTATATCGTCAATCACGAGCGCAAGCCTGGGATCGGGCCTTTGTCTGGCTGGCGCGGTGAAGACGGCGACAAGACCGGACGTGGCGCAGTGAACCCTGATCAGATGGACGCCTATGTCGCAAACGGCGGTTTCCATATTCACCATGTCCCAAGCGAGGCGGCTTACTACAAACCGTGGAACACTGCATATCAGGACTGGGCCGTGGACCTTGGCCTTTATGACAGCCCGCAACCCTACCTGTTCCAGCTCTATTCTGAGCCCATGCGCAAATTCCAACGCGCCGCCGAAGGGCATGGGGACCGTGTCCCGCCAGAACACCTGCGGGATCGCCTGAAAGAAGTCATGGACCCTCTGCCGATCTGGTATGAACCGTTTGAGGAGCAGGCTGTGGACACCAAGGAATACCCCATCCACGCGCTCACCCAGCGCCCGATGGCGATGTATCACTCTTGGGGCACGCAAAACGCTTGGCTGCGTCAGCTACATGGGAAAAACCCGCTCTATGTGCCGCAGAAACTCTGGGACGAGCATGGGTTCAAAGAGGGCGATTGGGCGCGGGTAACCTCGACGCATGGATCGATCACCGTACCTGTGGCGCTGCAAGCCGCGCTGAACGAAAACACCGTCTGGACTTGGAACGCCATCGGCAAACGCAAAGGCGCTTGGGCCCTGTCCGAGGACGCACCCGAAGCCCGCGAAGGTTTCCTTTTGAACCACCTCATTCACGAGCTCTTACCGCCCAAGGGCGACGGGCTCAGATGGGCCAATTCAGACCCAATTACAGGCCAAGCGGCGTGGTTTGACCTGCGCGTGAAAATCGAACGGGTCGATGCCCCTGCCGAGGCGCAACCAGCTATGAAACCGCTGAAATCTCCGGTCGAACAAGGGCCAGACACACTTGAATGGAAGGTGGGCAAATGA
- a CDS encoding 4Fe-4S dicluster domain-containing protein, whose product MTTLPQSTEKKLGLVIDLDTCVGCHACVISCKGWNTENYGAPLSDQNPYGDEPMGTFLNRVHSYEVTSPGETAKTVHFPKSCLHCENAPCVTVCPTGASYKRQEDGIVLVNEKDCIGCGLCAWACPYGARELDQAEGVMKKCTLCVDRIYNENLPEVDRTPACVRTCPAGARHFGDFADPESNVSKLTAERGGMDLMPELNTAPVNKYLPPRPKDTWDSEESVLAPFLAPVAEETTGFLGWLDKQLSKLPGDKETN is encoded by the coding sequence ATGACAACGCTTCCTCAATCCACAGAAAAGAAACTCGGCCTTGTCATCGATCTGGACACCTGCGTGGGCTGCCATGCCTGCGTGATCTCCTGCAAAGGCTGGAACACGGAAAACTACGGCGCGCCGCTGTCGGATCAGAACCCTTATGGCGATGAACCGATGGGCACCTTCCTCAATCGCGTGCACAGCTATGAGGTCACAAGCCCCGGCGAGACTGCCAAGACCGTGCACTTCCCGAAATCCTGTTTGCACTGCGAAAACGCGCCTTGCGTGACCGTTTGCCCGACAGGCGCGAGCTATAAGCGGCAAGAAGACGGCATCGTTCTGGTCAACGAAAAGGACTGCATCGGATGTGGCCTTTGCGCCTGGGCCTGCCCCTATGGCGCGCGGGAACTGGATCAGGCCGAGGGGGTGATGAAGAAATGCACCCTTTGCGTTGACCGGATTTATAACGAGAACCTGCCAGAGGTCGACCGAACCCCTGCCTGTGTCCGCACCTGCCCTGCTGGCGCACGTCATTTCGGGGACTTCGCGGATCCAGAGTCCAACGTATCCAAACTGACCGCAGAGCGCGGTGGCATGGACCTGATGCCGGAACTCAATACAGCTCCGGTCAACAAATACCTGCCACCCCGTCCGAAAGACACGTGGGATTCTGAGGAAAGCGTGCTTGCGCCCTTCCTCGCCCCAGTGGCCGAAGAAACCACCGGCTTCCTTGGATGGCTCGACAAACAGCTTTCCAAACTGCCCGGCGATAAGGAGACCAACTGA
- a CDS encoding dimethyl sulfoxide reductase anchor subunit family protein: MHPAPSVIIFTTLSGIGFGMLAWLGIDATPPQGWVAFAFFFIAYALAVGGLISSTFHLGHPERALKAFTQWRTSWLSREGVCAVAGLCVMGLYAAALIFLGTHVPILGWIGAALSLLTVFTTSMIYGQLATIPRWNTPLTSVLYLAYALTGGALLTGRVSVAITLLLVTTAVQIMWWLRGDKAFADRGSSLETATGLGNLGSVRSVAHPHTSPNYLMKEFIHVVGRKHAQKLRIISLILMAGLPILLLSIHVGHIFALLAVLSHVAGVATSRWLFFAEAEHTVGLYYGMR; the protein is encoded by the coding sequence ATGCATCCAGCTCCTTCAGTCATCATCTTCACAACCCTCTCCGGCATCGGCTTTGGCATGCTGGCGTGGCTCGGTATCGACGCGACGCCGCCGCAAGGATGGGTCGCTTTCGCCTTCTTCTTCATCGCCTATGCCTTGGCGGTCGGAGGGTTGATTTCCTCGACCTTCCACCTTGGCCATCCAGAACGCGCGCTCAAAGCCTTTACTCAATGGCGCACTAGTTGGCTGTCGCGAGAGGGCGTGTGTGCGGTCGCGGGCTTGTGCGTGATGGGCCTTTATGCGGCAGCGCTGATTTTCCTAGGGACGCATGTGCCCATACTCGGATGGATTGGCGCTGCGCTCAGCTTGCTGACCGTGTTCACAACCTCGATGATCTACGGCCAACTGGCGACGATCCCTAGGTGGAATACACCACTAACATCAGTGCTTTACCTTGCCTATGCGCTCACGGGCGGCGCTTTGCTGACCGGGCGCGTATCCGTTGCGATCACGCTCCTATTGGTCACCACCGCCGTTCAAATCATGTGGTGGCTGCGCGGTGACAAAGCCTTTGCAGATCGTGGCAGCTCACTGGAAACAGCAACGGGCCTGGGTAACTTGGGATCCGTGCGCTCGGTTGCGCATCCGCATACGTCTCCGAACTATCTTATGAAAGAATTCATCCACGTGGTCGGCCGCAAACATGCGCAGAAACTGCGGATCATCTCGCTGATCTTGATGGCAGGCCTGCCGATCCTGCTCTTGTCGATCCACGTCGGCCATATCTTTGCGCTCTTGGCCGTGCTCAGCCATGTCGCAGGCGTCGCCACGTCGCGTTGGCTGTTCTTTGCAGAGGCGGAACATACCGTCGGCCTCTACTACGGGATGCGCTAA
- a CDS encoding DUF1523 family protein: protein MAYVKWGFWGTFWLLVFAVFHYTLPQNDIVRIVNTYEERQELNDWTRMFWSSPDAQSAELTNRDVQFIQGVKPDGEAMVYRNEDTGWGWPFYFKFDTANLYTEANDAISTKDAPEWVAVRHYGWRNEFLSIFPNAVRIRVVEGPDVSFIPWMNIIILTIFAAIFWSIRVRWVRFRRARIDPVIEDVGDSLADAGDSIAESRGRLRGWIDRMRGK from the coding sequence ATGGCGTATGTTAAATGGGGCTTCTGGGGCACGTTCTGGCTCTTGGTTTTTGCGGTGTTTCACTACACGTTGCCGCAGAACGATATTGTGCGGATCGTGAATACTTATGAGGAACGCCAGGAGCTGAACGATTGGACGCGGATGTTCTGGTCCAGTCCTGATGCGCAATCGGCAGAGCTGACCAATCGCGACGTGCAGTTCATTCAGGGCGTGAAACCTGACGGCGAAGCCATGGTCTATCGCAATGAGGACACTGGCTGGGGCTGGCCGTTCTATTTCAAATTCGACACGGCGAACCTTTATACCGAGGCCAATGACGCGATCTCGACCAAAGACGCGCCGGAATGGGTGGCTGTGCGCCACTATGGCTGGCGCAACGAGTTCCTGTCTATCTTTCCAAATGCCGTGCGTATTCGCGTGGTCGAGGGGCCAGATGTCAGTTTTATCCCATGGATGAACATCATCATCCTGACCATCTTTGCGGCGATCTTTTGGTCAATCCGCGTGCGCTGGGTCCGGTTCCGCCGTGCGCGCATTGATCCGGTGATCGAAGACGTCGGTGATAGCCTCGCTGACGCAGGCGATTCAATCGCTGAAAGCCGGGGGCGTTTGCGCGGATGGATTGATCGGATGCGCGGGAAATAA
- a CDS encoding ion transporter, which yields MTQREKIARLVDSTRFQNAILAVILVNAATLGLETSATMTDSYGTLIKLVDRTCLAIFVAELLLKFYARRMAFFTNGWSMFDLVIVAASLIPGASNVSVLRAARVLRVLRVVSAAPRMRRVVEGLVLALPGIGSVFLLMGIVFYIGSVMATNLFGDAFPDWFGTLGRSGYSLFQIMTLESWSMGIVRPVMEVYPFAWLFFVPFILVTTFAVVNLLVGLMVNSMQDAHESDVDEQTGDYRKEVMARLDQIQAQLDGMKKQG from the coding sequence ATGACCCAAAGAGAGAAAATCGCGCGTCTGGTGGACAGCACCCGATTCCAAAATGCGATCCTTGCGGTCATTTTGGTCAATGCCGCGACATTGGGGCTTGAGACATCGGCCACCATGACCGACTCATACGGGACCTTAATCAAATTAGTTGACCGCACGTGCCTCGCGATTTTTGTCGCCGAGCTTTTGCTGAAATTCTACGCCCGCCGCATGGCGTTTTTCACCAATGGCTGGTCTATGTTTGACTTGGTCATCGTCGCCGCCTCGCTGATCCCCGGTGCCTCCAATGTGTCGGTCCTGCGTGCAGCCCGCGTGCTGCGCGTGTTGCGCGTGGTCTCTGCGGCCCCCCGGATGCGGCGCGTGGTCGAGGGGCTGGTCTTGGCTCTGCCGGGTATAGGATCGGTGTTCCTATTGATGGGGATCGTCTTCTACATCGGCTCGGTTATGGCCACGAACCTCTTTGGCGACGCCTTCCCAGACTGGTTCGGCACACTCGGTCGCTCTGGCTATTCCTTGTTTCAGATCATGACGCTGGAAAGCTGGTCCATGGGCATCGTGCGCCCTGTGATGGAGGTCTACCCCTTTGCATGGCTGTTCTTTGTGCCCTTTATTCTGGTGACCACCTTCGCCGTGGTGAACCTTTTGGTCGGTCTCATGGTGAACTCGATGCAGGACGCGCATGAAAGCGATGTGGATGAGCAGACTGGCGACTACCGCAAAGAAGTCATGGCGCGGCTGGATCAAATCCAAGCGCAACTGGACGGGATGAAAAAGCAGGGCTAG
- a CDS encoding P1 family peptidase, whose amino-acid sequence MQTGPKNLITDVAGLKVGNAQDARVKSGTTVLTADAPFTAAVHVMGGAPGTRETDLLAPDKTVEKVDALVLSGGSAFGLDAASGVADKLRADGRGFLVADQNVPIVPSAILFDLLNGGDKGWSRSPYYELGKAALADASEDFTLGTQGAGTGATTASFKGGLGSASLLTPSGHTVGALVAVNALGDAVVPDTGNFWAAPWEIGKEFGGRGCAAKIQTAWPKTKLSDQNTTIAIVATDADLSKAELTRFATAAHDGMARALVPSHTPMDGDLVFGVSTNARPIQDPLADPILLGHAAATCLARAIARGVYAATSSEGDLLPSYSAAYPHG is encoded by the coding sequence ATGCAAACCGGACCAAAGAACCTGATCACCGATGTCGCGGGCCTCAAGGTCGGCAATGCACAGGATGCACGGGTTAAGTCAGGGACCACGGTTCTGACGGCCGACGCACCCTTTACCGCAGCCGTGCACGTCATGGGTGGTGCACCGGGTACAAGGGAAACGGACTTGCTTGCGCCGGATAAAACCGTCGAAAAAGTCGATGCTTTGGTGCTGTCGGGCGGATCCGCCTTTGGTTTGGACGCGGCCTCTGGCGTCGCGGACAAGCTTCGCGCAGATGGCCGAGGCTTTCTGGTCGCGGATCAGAACGTGCCGATTGTGCCCTCTGCGATCTTGTTTGATCTGCTCAATGGCGGCGACAAAGGCTGGAGCCGCTCGCCTTACTACGAATTGGGAAAAGCAGCCCTCGCAGATGCATCAGAGGACTTCACCCTAGGCACGCAAGGCGCTGGAACAGGCGCAACCACCGCCTCGTTCAAAGGCGGTCTTGGCTCGGCATCGCTCCTCACTCCCTCCGGTCACACCGTCGGAGCGCTCGTCGCTGTCAACGCGCTCGGGGATGCGGTTGTACCGGACACCGGCAATTTCTGGGCCGCCCCGTGGGAAATCGGCAAGGAATTTGGCGGACGCGGCTGCGCGGCCAAAATTCAAACCGCATGGCCCAAAACCAAACTGTCTGACCAGAACACCACGATCGCCATTGTCGCCACAGATGCCGACCTCTCCAAAGCAGAACTGACCCGCTTTGCCACCGCCGCGCATGACGGAATGGCGCGCGCACTTGTTCCGTCCCATACCCCAATGGACGGAGACCTCGTCTTTGGCGTGTCCACAAATGCGAGGCCGATCCAAGACCCTCTCGCCGATCCAATCCTGCTTGGCCATGCCGCAGCCACCTGCCTTGCCCGCGCAATTGCCCGAGGCGTCTATGCCGCCACCTCATCCGAAGGCGACCTCCTCCCCAGCTACAGTGCGGCCTATCCACACGGCTAA
- a CDS encoding esterase-like activity of phytase family protein, whose product MSARFLCLTSAVALTAGLAHAEMNFNRIASFATPLNMAAGEDTKRETSPEIIDVTADGMTLVYTDSPLEALGRVDITDPANPQPLGNIALPGEPTSVAVIGATAYVGVNTSESYTAPSGMLKAIDVATGAELASCDLGGQPDSIAKSKDGAFISVAIENERDEDLNDGLIPQLPAGNLVMINTTKGGLDCASLKMVDLRSLADIAPSDPEPEYVSINGLGETVISLQENNHMVVVSKDGEIVNHFSAGAVDLTNIDATDERAILSFTETQMGRLREPDAVAWIDDNHFATANEGDYNGGSRGWTIFNKNGTVVYESGTDFEHAIVQIGHYPDKRSDSKGVEPESVTFDVFNGTPFVFVGAERASVVGVYNVTNPAAPVLEQLLPSGVGPEGYVTIPSRSLLVSANEKDLIEDGGARAHVMIFEQQEAPAVYPHLTSEDMDELTGWGAISGMVADKDGIIWAVNDSFYLFQPTIFKIDTTQTPAKIVDAIRVVRQDGNPAQQIDMEGITLDGKGGFYVASEGRTERVIPHAIYHVSAEGVIKNRKGEIGLPAELMAVEKRFGFEGITRVGDTLWMPVQREWKDDPKNHVKLVAYNLKTKEWGAVHYEKAEPAKGWVGLSEITAHGDYVYIIERDNQHDARAVTKKIYRVALSDMAPAPLGGALPVVKKELVRDLIPDLTSTGGYVLDKVEGLAIFEDGTAIFSTDNDGVDDHSGETIFMNIGNIESRNF is encoded by the coding sequence ATGTCTGCGCGTTTCCTTTGCCTGACATCGGCCGTAGCCCTGACCGCTGGTCTGGCCCACGCCGAAATGAATTTTAACCGTATCGCAAGCTTTGCCACGCCTTTGAACATGGCGGCGGGCGAAGACACTAAACGCGAAACCAGCCCCGAGATCATCGATGTGACGGCCGACGGGATGACCCTGGTCTACACCGACAGCCCTCTCGAAGCGCTTGGCCGCGTCGACATCACCGATCCAGCAAACCCGCAGCCTCTTGGCAATATCGCTCTGCCAGGCGAACCGACCTCTGTCGCTGTGATCGGTGCGACCGCCTATGTCGGCGTGAACACATCCGAAAGCTACACCGCCCCCTCCGGCATGCTGAAAGCCATCGACGTGGCAACCGGTGCGGAACTGGCGTCCTGTGATCTGGGCGGTCAGCCTGACTCCATCGCGAAGTCCAAAGACGGCGCCTTCATCTCTGTCGCCATCGAAAACGAGCGTGACGAAGACCTGAACGACGGCCTCATCCCTCAGCTGCCAGCTGGCAACTTAGTGATGATCAACACAACCAAAGGTGGCCTGGACTGCGCGTCGTTGAAAATGGTGGACCTACGTAGCCTCGCAGACATCGCGCCGAGCGATCCAGAGCCGGAATATGTGTCCATCAACGGACTGGGTGAAACGGTGATCAGCCTTCAGGAAAACAACCATATGGTTGTTGTGTCCAAAGACGGCGAGATCGTGAACCACTTCTCTGCAGGTGCGGTTGACCTGACCAACATCGACGCCACCGACGAACGCGCGATCCTGTCTTTCACAGAAACCCAAATGGGTCGCCTGCGCGAGCCGGATGCGGTGGCATGGATCGACGACAACCACTTCGCGACCGCGAACGAAGGCGACTATAACGGCGGCTCGCGCGGCTGGACCATCTTCAACAAGAATGGCACCGTTGTTTACGAAAGCGGCACTGATTTCGAGCACGCCATTGTGCAGATCGGCCACTACCCTGACAAACGTTCCGACTCTAAAGGTGTCGAGCCTGAGTCCGTAACATTCGACGTCTTCAACGGAACACCATTTGTCTTCGTCGGCGCAGAACGTGCCTCCGTTGTGGGCGTCTATAACGTCACGAACCCTGCCGCTCCGGTTCTGGAACAACTGCTCCCATCCGGTGTCGGCCCAGAGGGTTACGTGACAATCCCATCCCGCAGCCTGCTGGTCTCTGCGAACGAAAAAGACCTGATCGAAGACGGCGGCGCGCGTGCGCATGTCATGATCTTTGAGCAACAAGAAGCACCTGCAGTTTACCCACACCTCACCTCTGAAGACATGGACGAGCTGACCGGTTGGGGCGCGATCTCTGGCATGGTGGCTGACAAGGACGGGATCATCTGGGCAGTTAACGACAGCTTCTATCTGTTCCAACCGACGATCTTTAAGATCGACACCACCCAAACCCCTGCGAAAATCGTCGATGCGATCCGCGTTGTCCGCCAAGACGGCAATCCAGCGCAACAGATCGACATGGAAGGCATCACGCTGGACGGCAAGGGCGGCTTTTATGTTGCATCCGAAGGCCGCACCGAGCGTGTGATCCCGCATGCGATCTATCACGTCTCTGCAGAGGGCGTGATCAAGAACCGCAAGGGCGAAATCGGCCTGCCTGCCGAGCTGATGGCGGTTGAGAAACGCTTTGGCTTTGAGGGCATCACCCGCGTCGGCGACACCCTGTGGATGCCAGTTCAGCGCGAATGGAAAGATGACCCGAAAAACCATGTGAAACTGGTGGCCTATAACCTGAAGACCAAAGAATGGGGCGCGGTGCATTATGAAAAAGCCGAGCCAGCCAAAGGTTGGGTTGGCCTTTCGGAAATCACAGCCCATGGCGACTATGTCTACATCATCGAGCGCGACAACCAGCATGACGCGCGCGCGGTGACCAAAAAGATCTACCGCGTGGCTCTGTCCGATATGGCGCCAGCGCCTCTGGGCGGTGCGCTGCCTGTGGTCAAAAAAGAGCTGGTCCGTGACCTGATCCCGGACCTGACCTCGACCGGTGGCTATGTTCTGGACAAAGTCGAGGGTCTTGCGATCTTTGAAGACGGTACTGCGATTTTCTCAACCGACAATGACGGCGTGGATGATCACTCTGGCGAGACGATCTTCATGAACATTGGCAATATCGAGAGCCGCAATTTCTAA